The nucleotide window ATTGTTTAATACAGTAGCCATTAGTCACACATcttgagtacttgaaatgtgagtagtccaaattgagatgtgctgaAAGTTGTTGAATATACACCAAATTTCAAAAACTTAGTATGAAGGAGATTGTAAACTCAATAATTGTTTAATATTAATTACCAGTTGAAATTAAAAGTTTTTATATACTGGGTTaagtaaaaaattattaaaaattagctTTACCTGTTGCATTTTGCTTTGTTAATGAGGCTACTAGAAAATGCAAAACTACATTATGTGCCTTGCATTGTATTTCTGATGGATGGTGCTGATATGGAACCTTGGAGCATTGGTCATTTACTTACCTCTATTTTGGAGCAGACTCCAATTATTATCTAATGCAAAGTCTGCTCCCACCTTCAACTCCCTATGTCTGCCCTTGCAAGGAAGTGGGATGGCCATTTAAATGACAAGAAACCTCTGTTGTGCTGCTTACTTTCCATTTTGCTTGGctacctttttaaaaactttgtaccTGGAAAACTTGCTTTAATGTACAGAAACATgtgttctttatttaaaaagaaaatcagaaaatacaaaagaccaaaataacatTACCCATAAAATCCACCACCCAGAGATAATCACTAATGATATTTTGGCATATACCCTTCATGACATTTAcaatacacaaatacatacagagatacacacgtgtgtgtgtgtgtgtgtgtgtgtgtgtatatacatatatatgtatatatatatgtatatatatatatatatatttgagcaaAATGGGATCATACTGTatatactattttctttttttacccaGTAAGATATAGAAACATCTTTCTGTATCAATAGATATTTTCCCAATTTCATTTTTCATGATTATATTTCTAAGTTGACTAAGAAGTCAACTTAGAAAGAAGAGCTTCCCTGACCTTAACAATAAAATCTATACATACACCTTCCCAATCTTGCCCTAATGAATTGTTTTTCTTCATGGCATTTATCATCTTCTAACATGAAATGTAAATGAATGTTGTGAAATGAATTTAATAAGTTAGTTTATTAGTTTTTGTCTCCCTTATAGAATGTTAAGTAACACGAGGGCAAAAATTTGTGTCCACTTCTCTACCTCAGTGTTTAGAACTGTTTGGCACATAGTTTctgcatgaatgaatgactgaatgaataaagaacTACATAGCACTCCATTATATCATATTACATTTtctgattgatttttaaaatactgttattttatttatacctTGTCTATGTCCACATTTAAGGCagcttttaaagttttcaaagctTTTAAGTTGCAACACAGAATATCTACAATCCATCCATTTGCTAGAAGTTCAAAATGTTGCCCAACTTTTATCAAAAGTTCCCTTTGGAGAAATAACATTCAGGGAGAATTGTGTGAAGGATTAACAATCCATCAGTGTTTTCAAGTAGTCAGAAATTTAACCCTATATTAAACTATAGCATCATAGAGCGTATGTGGGCTAAATTGTGGTTAAGCTTGATGGACTTACTGAATCCCCATTTGGGTTTTCTTTAAGAAACTGGTGCAAAACAGTACCACATTAGCTGTCAGGTGTTACAGACAGTGGTATCCACTATAACACCTCAGAAGAGCCACGAAACTTTTGGCCCATCTTGAGGAACCTGTAGGCTTTTATAAATCCTAACAGGAATGTGAATCTCATTGCTTCTTTTCAATTTGCTTTAGCTGACAAAAAGCTCAAGGCTGAATTCACAGCCTAGCTTTAGTATTTGGGAATACCCTTATAGAATTCTTTTCTGTGCATGAATTTTCCTTTTGCTATCATCTTGTTGTACTATTTCAATTTACCGTTTACCcctactttaaaaatgtattattttctattgttttgtcttttgtgtTTTATAGTAAGATCTTGCAGATGTTTTTGGGGACTAGGCAAATATAAACCAATCAAACATTAAATCAATCACACTACAGTGGAGATAAATGCATTCACTAGCTATCATAGTCTGATGACATTAACTATTAAGAGCATCTAATTCCCCTTCTCCAACTGCCATGTTCTCCACACCACTCTCTGATATGAGTATGGCTTGCCCTGTAGATTTTTCTCTAGGGAATAGAAACGCAACATCAGATTCTTTTCAACAGTACATTTCCACTACAATTTAACACATAACCCCAAATACCATCTTATTGCCCTGGACTACCAAAAGACTAGCTATGCCTGCTTGTAATTTAAAGTTAGGACCACATTTCCTGTCAGACACAATTTTGATGTGGTCCTGGACTACAAGCACAGAGGGATAGGCTGAATAATTCCTGTAGATTCCATCCAAGTTAGCAGTTTGCATTAAAATGGCTGTAACCAAATGCCTTAGGAGACCAGGAAAGGAAGCCGAGCCTCCATGTCTGCCAGACTATTTTAAGTCTGAAGTAAGTGGGGAGAAATGCTTATCATACACTTCAGGTTAGAAGCTGAACCACAACTAGGGACTTGATTACCATCACACAAAGATTCTAGGTAGGTGttctttgtttggttttatttgtaGCCATCCTGAAGTCAAACATACACAAACCCTCATAAGGCTTGGGGTGGCAGAGATGGGTTCTCGGCTTTGGGCATTTGGCCAGGGTAGGGGACAGGGGAAcaactctgattttattttcttctttaaatctcAACACTTTCCCAAATTCCCGTTATTCTAATTCTTGCCCTTAACACGGTCATTATGAGAGGACTGGATCCAGAAACGTCCTGACCCAGGCTATATATACAGTGTAGAAGTCACAAACCCTGCTCAGTCCTTCTCATTAAACTTCtggactttatttatttatttttaatacgaCCATTACatattacacaaaaataaaagtcaaatgaacttggtatttataaattattaaataaaaatacaggaatatatatttatatttatagagCTTTTTCTTCTAAACTAACCAATCTGTTCTCCCGccattttatgattttaaaaaagtaaaatagtgtATGTCCTAGAATAAGTGGGGAGTGGGATTAATAATTGCAGGACCTAGTTGCCCTACTTCTGCTCCTTCCTTGGCCTAAGCAAAGTCCCTATTTGTCCCTTTGGGCTCTAGAGAGCAAGAAACACCCTCACCACCTATTTAATTTCTGGAAAATGACAATTAGATTTATttccctaattaaaaaaaaaatgaaatggatttaaaaattgGGAGCCATACCCAGCCTTCTTGGCCAAGAGCTAACCCCAAGGAACTATATGGCTCTAGAAGAGAGTCTCTAGTTTTCCCTGACAGAAGAGTCTTGGGTTTCCACTGCCCTTCAAGCTAAGAAGGGCAGGACAGGTCAAAACTGTACAGCCCACTATAGTCCCATCCAAGCTTTGCTTCTGGAAATCCAGACCAAGCCCTTTACCCTTTCAGAAAACAGTCTCTCCTTTTACCCTGGTGTGAAGGCCTTGGAGCAGGGCATTTCAGTAACCTGACCACGGTCCCTGCTGCCCCTGTTTGCTAAAGGCCCTTAGGAGAGCTAATAGGGACAGGTATCCTGTGGTAGAGGGTAGGGTGAAGAGTCTACCCCAACCTGGGGGAGCACAGACTCCAATTTGGAGCTCATGGTCTAGTCTAGTCAGTGGTTTTCCAACTTTTTTTCCAGCAGCAAACCCcttaattcaaataaaatcttaccCTGAACCCCGATATGTAAGACAGCTACAAGGGTAGCTGTTCTGTTTGAGGGCAGGCAGCCTAGCCCAGCCTGCTCagtgccctccacccccacttcCTCTCCCACAAGGGGCTCCTGAGGCAACACCTAGGAAACTTGGGGGTTCCGCCAAAcggtttgaaaaccactggcctAGTGTCCTGAGCAAGTcagagacccccacccccaccccaactgcCTGCCACAGACCAGCTCTGAGTTTCCGGTATCAGCATACTCACGACAGACCAAGTGACGCATGCAGTCTTCCTACCTCCCCTATAAATACCATTACAAAGTGCAGCCCTCTCTCCAAGCGAAAGTCTGGGCTAAACACCTGAGGCCAATTTTGGTCCCACATTCTTGTGAGTACAACTATGTTGCCACATTCTGGGACCAAGTGAAAATCTCCAAGAAGAGTCAACCCCGGTCTAGCTAAGCTGATCAGTGCTCAGGATCAAGGGCGGTTCTAGAGCACTGTCTGAAGTCACCACCGGAGAGCAGCAATTTTAGCACCTTGGAAAGTGCAGCAGTGAGGTCTGGCTCAGGGCATGCATctggagtgaaatcatttctcaaaagaaaaaatcatctGAATCTGCTCTAGAGGACTGTGAGCTCGCTCCAAAGTCAACATCCTCAGACTCTGAGGTACAGACAAATAACACCCATGCAAACAGTAGGgcttcaaagaaaatataaatgcttCTAGGTCATGGTAGGTACTCTAGAACCCATACACCTGGCCCTTGATAAAGCAGCACCAAAGCCTATCACATGGAATAGGCCAGTCATGTATTACATGTCACCTTCATACCCACAGGGTTCAGAGCTGGAATGTTGTTCTCAAGGCATCAACAGTCTTACTGAGACACAGTACATGACCCAGACTGTCTTCTAGATCAGCATTTATGTCTACAACCTCAAAAGGAAAATTAGAGCCCCAATTTAAGAATTTAAGTTTAGGCATAGAAGGTCCCAGAGACAGGGAACAAATTTTTAGGCACCAGTGCGCCCCAGTGGGAGATGAGGGCGGCAGGCAGGTCCAGCTACCAAAGCCTCCACCCACCGCAGgctctgcagccctgccaccctgtcAGAGCCCAGGAGGCAGCAGCAAGTGCTTGATGCAACACACAGGGAAGGGGTGTGATGAAGGAACAAGGCCAGCTACAGAATTGCTTTTCTCTCTGAAGAACTGCTAACCACTTCCAGCAGAGAAATGCCCAGAGCCCTCCGTCTGGATACAGTGTTTCTCCCCTTGGCCTTGAGGAATTGGAACAAGGGAAATGGGAAGAAGGGGGTTAGGAGGAGGGGCAGAGAACTGCTCCCTTGTTCTTGCCACTGCAAGAgggaatgttttcttctttaagaatCCCACCATCACCAGATTAGACAAAGGTCCAGCATGCACacgaatatgtgtgtgtgtgagcagccCACTGTCACAGCTACCTCTCCCTATCACCCAAGAACCTCCATTTTCCATTCCAAAGGCATGTACCTTCTGTGTTTTCCCCAAATCCCACTCTTCCAATGGAGATGAAACCCCTTATGCAAGTCCACCATCCTCAGGGCTGCAAATCAAGCTCCGGGTATTCCACGTGCCTACACCTACAAGCATgatccctcccacctccccacagCCCTGGAACAGGGCTCCATCTCCCAGCCCCTGACTTTCCAAATATATTCCCTGATGTCTCCAGCTCATTCTTCCAACTGCCTGCCTGGCACATTCAGCTCCCTCACACACTACCCTGCCCCTTCCCAACCCCATTCCGTGCCCATCCATTCACCTAACTTCTGTCAAGAGcatttctctgttctgttcctgcTCTCCCATCCCCCAGCCACACTTAGCCCCACCTAGCCCTGGACTTTCTCACTTGCTAGCAAAAAAGGCCCCTACAGTTACCAGGGCCCCCAGTGCCACGGCCCCTGTCAGCACTGTCCTCACTGAGGCCCAGTTCCCCTCCCGCAGACGCCGAGCCTCCTCCAGGGCCCCGTCCCCGTATAGAGCTGTGAACTCCGCCTGTGGGAGAGAGGGGAAgtaggagagaaagagggagaaagggatgtcaggagaggaaagagtggagagaagaggagagggagagttCCAGTTCCATTCACTGCAAGCACTACCCCATACCCGGCTCCTCCCTGGCCAAAGCTCCTTTGGCTGCAAGCCCCTTGGGTCCCCCAGGAGCATCTGGCTCATTTGTCCTCTCTGCCTCAAGTGAGTCCCATCCTGTCCTTGGCCAAACCTTTTGCTGAGAACTGGTATCCTCTGTCAAGGCTTGCTGACTCCCACTCATGCCTGACACCACCCCCGCCCCCATGCCACGTGCTCAGCTGTCAAAGTCCCTGAAAGTTGGAGGCCAATCCCCCACTGCCCCCAGGCACTCTCTGGTTACTATGTATCCTGTCCTCTGCTTTGGACCATGAGGCTATCCAGTGATGACTGCAAGGCAGCCCTGGAGTGCAGAGTCCCAACTTCTGTCAAGGGCATTTCTGTTATGTTCCGCTCTCCCATCCCCTGGCCACACTTAGCCCCACCTGGCCCTGGACTTTTCTCACATGCTAGCAAAAAAGGCCTCTACAGTTAGCAGGGCCCCCCGTAACTGGTACCCTTACTGGTGCCTGTAGTGAAGGTATCTGACTACATCCAAAGAGGGAGACTCAGCCCCCATGCCTATTCCCAGCACAGCTGCCCCCAACCAGAGCACCCCATCTTCCCCCTAGTGACCAGCTTTGTGGAGGGATGTGCAGAGCAGCAACTGAGAAGCTTCTTACCCAGCCCCCACTGCTGTGGATCCAGTCAGCCAGCCGCGTCTCCAGGTAGGCCACCATCCACTGCTGCACTTGTCCTACAAGTGGCTCCATCTCCTTGTTGACACTCTCGGCACACAGTGCAGCTCCAAAGACAAAGAAGGCCACAAGACGGCCCCAGTTGGGGCCCCCTTGGAAGAGTTCATCAGAGACCTGGGTGAAGCGTTGCTGGGCTGAGCCCGGGGTCACGTGCAGCTGGGCTGCCAGATCAGAGAAGGTTCGCCGGAAGCGGGTCTCAAACTCATCTCCAGCTGCCCGCATGGCTTGGTGCAACGGGTCAGCTGCTGGGCCCTCCCCGGGGCCAGCTCCACAAACATAACCTTTCTGCCTCAGCTTATAGCCTACAAAGTCTGCCACTAGAGCCCGTGTGTCTGGGGCCGAGGCTGGGGTCGCCATCTGGGCGGCTGTAAGAGTCAAGGATGAAAGACTGACGTGAATAAATGGTCAGAGGCCCAGAAGGGGCATTTCATTTCAGGCTTGGTTGGCCAAGGCAGTGAGACGGGaagggaggtgggaggaaatgttCAGAGATcacggggcagggaggggcagaaaTTAAGTCAAGGTGAGAAGCCAGGGCATGAGGGGCTAGCCTTTAATTTCCTAATATAACAAATTCAATGTAAAAcaagcaaattttatttttaaaatacttcagatTCTTCCATAATAAAACACCGCCAGCTCTATGACACCCCTACAACCTCCTCTCCACAGTATATACCTTTTTGGCTAGAGGAAGGGGTTTAGGACCTCCCCAGAGGCAAGATATGAAGATGCTGGCAGAGGCACAAGatggggaaggagacagggaCTAAGGGAAAGGTGGGAGAAGCAAAGGGTAGCACAGGACAGAGAAAGAAGGGGACACTCACCCAGCCTGGATGGCAGCTCTTAGGACCCAGCGCTGGTGGCAAAGAGCCCCCAGCTGGGGCCTTTCATCCTCCTGGCCAGCGTGGAGccctgggaaggggagggggagaaCAGAGCTACGCGGGAAAGGCCAGGGATCAGGGTCTGGGCTGAGAAGGGCTGGGGTTTCAGCTCCTGGGACCGGCCCCTGCCCCCAACGCTCTACCAGCTGTGTGGCCGAATCCATGTTTAATGACTGTCCTCCCGGGAAACCCAGGGCCAAGGGCTTCCTGCCGACTGCTATACCATCTCTACTCCAGGCTCCCCCCAGTGCAGCCCAAGGGCCCAGctcctccctcacccccaccctcagccagTTTCCAACCCCGCCTGCCTGCCAGGTTAGGGATCTCACGGGTCAGGCCTCTGCCGGGATCCGGGCCGTTTCCTGGTgcaggagctgggagggagggagagagggaggaaggagggagggaggagaaaagggagggcggGAGGGAGGACCCGGCGCCGGGTGATGATGGGGACCAGAGATGCGTCCAGAGAGGGGCGGGGCTGGGACACGGCCTTGGGAAGGGCCACAACTCAGGAAGAGAGAGGGACGCTGGAGGCCTAGAAGAGCTGAAGGGAGAGGGCCTGGTGGTCTGGGCTGGGCTCCTGAGCCTGGAGGCTGCCCAGAGAAGTTGGCTAGGCCTCAGGAAACCTCGGAGCAAATCCAGCATTTCCAGAAGGTTCCTAATCCTCCATGCACTTTTTGAACTTTTCCAGCCCGGGAATGGGTGCCTGGAAAAGAAGAGCGGTTCCACTGGAACCGCCTGTCAGGAGCCTCACCCTGAGGAACTGGCGGGCACACatcactctcacacactcacacacacacacacacacacacacacacacaccacacacacacacaccacacacacacacaccacacacacacacacaccacacacacacacacacacacacacacacacacacacacacacacacacacacacacacacacacacacacacacacacacacacacacaaatatttcacTTCTTTTCTCCAGGACCTTTAACCCAGTGGCTGGGGGTTTAGGTGAGCGTGAGTAGCCAGGATTACAAGCAGTTTCTGAAGGTAACTTTTCTTCACTTCTCTCATCTTGTTTTGTAAacaaacttgttttcttttcaatTCTTTGCACCGAACTTACGAACTCATTTTCATTATGAAAAGAACAAACAATATAGAGgtatagggaaaaaaatacaagccctccattttcctccctctttccctcccacaATTCCACCTTCCTTCCTGGAGGTCACCAATGTCTAGGTTGACGTTTATCCTTTCAgattacatatgtatatgcacatatatgtatgtctaTTATTTAGACATGGCAATTCAGAGTGTGAAGCCGTCTGACCACAGCTGATCCACACGAGGGCACTCTCTGGCATTCTGAATGGGCCCACCAGCTCTTGCAGCTACTTCTCAGCTCCATTTGGAGGGATTTCCAACCAAAAGCCAGAAAGAGGCAATCCACTTTTCTTTCCTGCAGGGTCCTTTTGCGCTTACCTCCAGCCCAAGCCTTGGTATCCCCATCTGACCTATGGTAACTGGAGAAGCAAAGTCTTTTCTATAACAATAGTAACAACTAACACATTTTGAAGACTTATTAGTGCTAATTGTTTTATATACATGCATGATATTTTATTCTCACACCAATCCTTAACGCTGTTGTTATATCCCCATTCTATGTATGAGGAAAGTGAGGTTTGGAGAAGTTAATTTGCCCAAACCACATACTTAGAAGCCAGGACTCAATATAATTCTGTCCGACTTGAAAGTTTGTCTTAACTTTAACACTGTATTGCTGCCTCAAGGCCACCTCTTCTGCTTCAGGTAATCAATGTTACATTCCATTTACAGGTCCAAACTCAGTTCTCCCATTTTGAATGCCCAGCCACTGCCGATCCTTTATGACTATATCCTTTCAAACATcctcattttttatttgctttgggCTTATCATTTCAGCTGCTACCAGTGAGGTTGCCTCCTTCTTTAGAGTATAACCTAGTCTAGTCCTTCATTTGCAATTctgatttcttctaagatatttaCTTGAATAAACACTTTTAAGTTTCAGGATCCAAATATGTTTCTGTCTGCCTGCCCATTTATTTACATGCTCTGTGGGAGCAGgaactaaattttatttattttcatgtccTTGTGGCATAATAGCCCCTCAGTAAATGTTGATTAAATGAATCTTCCGATGCCTCTGGCCAGTTTTTGAGCAGGCTCACTCAGATGTTTGAAGATAACTGCAGTGGCTAGTTAAGAAAGACTGaactacaaagagaaaaaaagagaaagaaaggctgATTTAGAAAAAAACGTTCAGTGTCAGTCTGAACAGCCAGAATAGAGCTGCTAGACACAACATTAATTATATCCGGTCCAAAGCAGTGTACCTCAAGGATCTTCTTACACCAATACTGCAGAGCCAAGGTTGGGCAGCTCAAGCAAAGAAATAGGACTTCTCCCAGAAAACCTCAGGGCATGTAGACTGACCTTGAACCTTATATGTTCCTTCAATGAACTGTTACCAGAACATGAGAGTTTTAAACTGCTTAATACAATTTAATGTATTATTCTACATTGTAAGATATGAAAAGAGTACGTCCatgtattatgtatgtatgtataaaaataagaaaataaaactcagtatcatttaaaaaatgagtccTGGCTAAATAGCAATGCAATGGTTAATATTATAAAGTGCAAACAGGAACAAATTGTACAATGACATGGAGATTCCATTTCTACTTTGagatttctcttttaaatatgctata belongs to Manis pentadactyla isolate mManPen7 chromosome 11, mManPen7.hap1, whole genome shotgun sequence and includes:
- the LOC118911953 gene encoding bcl-2-like protein 2 isoform X3, which produces MATPASAPDTRALVADFVGYKLRQKGYVCGAGPGEGPAADPLHQAMRAAGDEFETRFRRTFSDLAAQLHVTPGSAQQRFTQVSDELFQGGPNWGRLVAFFVFGAALCAESVNKEMEPLVGQVQQWMVAYLETRLADWIHSSGGWAEFTALYGDGALEEARRLREGNWASVRTVLTGAVALGALVTVGAFFASK